CTTATCTCTCTGTATTTATCactttaaagttatttttcacaTTCTTTAATTGTGTGACATTTTACGTCGATCACTCGTCAGTGTAGATGCTTTCGGAAAATAGGGTCCATGTACTTGGGTAGCGCATTTAAAGGCCCCGTgaaatgaaggggggggggggtctgaaataaaaaataaaaatcatttcaaaacaGACCATATAAACAATATTAACGAGGGGACACTCGGCTTAgtagaaatattgtattattttcaattgaCTTCCACAAAATCCTGAACACTGTATACGGTCACTGCTCGCTCAAACCTTAAAAGCTAGCATGAGAAAGATTAAAAGATCTGAAGATGTCTACTTCTTTACGCAAAATTTTCTACATTTCCAAGAATACATTTTCATGACATCATCATGCCCCACTTTCATTGACTTTATTGATGAAGCATCTGCATGATATGAGCCCCGGGCATGAGCGTCCCAAGTCTATGCTATATGGACATTCGTCTTACAAATCAATGCAACGCATGATGGCGCTATTAAAGAAATCGACAGAAATCGTAATTGACCAAGAGCTCTTATAAATAGGCCTAGTTATTGTCATGAATTGAGTCTTGGGCCGGGGTCTTGGAAACCGAATGATTTGGCAGATTCCTACACAGCCACTTGAAAATGTCTTATTTCACTTAAAACGAAATTATATAAGTAACAAGGGGAACACTATGGCATCTCAAGCCCGGATCTCAAGCCAAAAACCTGATTTGCACAAGACCCCCGCGGCCCCCCTGCTAGACCCTATAGACGCTCAATGCGTCTCTTGAAGATATTGTGTAGTAATTGATTACCAGTTCGCATCATATTCCCTTTTTGAACGCtgacatcatgaagatgatttgaGAGTATAAAGATAAGAGAAAGGTATTGATgacaatgtaaaaaataaacaagttttgagtttgtgacgtcatatacgcaGAGCAGCCTCCCATGCATATATCATGCAATGTAAATTCCATTTATTTAATGTGATGAATaccaattttttatttatagaaGGGGAGAACGAAagatttgttattattttgatatatcaccacattaataaattcaatttaaaaaaatagaaaattgcatttttatgaatattatcaCACAcagcgcgctctgtaagtgttggcacgcttcgcgtgcatttaccgccccctccaaaatgacatgaagtttaatacaatttgataaaaaaaatattgtacttatttaatacgacacgaattccataccttcctctttttaaattaggaacctgtttgcccccaaattatggttgtttatagtaatgagctgaaaagcgggagaagctgactttatggaggtgacggcagaaactgatataaagattttacccgctcggagccgaccagaccagaagttgcgcgatcaatcgaaaaaaaagataacttcatatatttacttcggcctaaccttattcaaattcatgccctaatgtatacaattttaactttaactggcaagaagcacatagctgaggtggaaaaacagggttagagaaaaggtgggggaacaatggagaacttcaatattgtcacttaaccgcgcgcagcgcggaagcaaaattcatatatgaatttagagcaagaagagtgaaggagtttctcttttgagaaaaaaataaagaataaatagaaaaaacacaaagctacctttcttccctttcctcccttccctttttatACCTTTATACCTTTATACCGCATCTACTGGAAAAATACAGTTGTGTCTGCAGTCAAGTTTCCAGGTCTATCTTGTACTGTACGTTGTCTTCCTAGCTTGGATAAATCACTATCTGTGCTATTTGTCCTTTGCTGTGCCAATGCAGTGACTAGTACTAATCCCATGCATGAGCATAATGCCATGCAGACCAAAACTTGTCTAGTTTTGTTTTGAAGTGATTGACTGTTGATGCTGTGACTACTTCAGCAGGCAAAGAATTCCAGTCGCTCACCGCTCTAACACTGAAGGTGTTTTGCCTCACGCTCAACCTACTCCTTTTCAGAAAAAGCTTGTAAGGATGACCACGGGTTGCTTGAGTGGAAGCTGATGTGAAGAACAGGTCTCTATTCACATCATCAATGCCGTGGATTATCTTATAGACTTGAATCATGTCACCTCTTCGTAGTCTGTACTTGATGGAAGGTAATTTCATTGCACGTAGCCTTCTGCCATAGTCCATTTCCTTCAGGGTTGGTACTAGCTTGGTTGCTCGTCGCTGGACTTTCTCAATAGCCTTCAGGTCAGAGGTATATCTTGGGTACCATATCCCATTTGCATATTCCAGAATTGGTCTCACAAGTGACTTGTATAACCTCTTGATGTTGTCTTTGTCTCTATGCACACGGTTTGCTTTCAAGACTGCACTGGCTACTTGGGAGTGGAATTTCAGTTGAGAGTCCATGATGACTCCCAAGTCTCTTTCCTCTGAAACTTCCTCCAGCATATCTCCATCtagatgatactgatgatgggAATTTTGATGACCAAGATGGAGGTATCTGCACTTTGCTGTATTGAACTGAAGCTGCCACTTCTTGGACCACTTAGCTAAGTTGTCTAAGTCAGCTTGCAGCCTGTCACAGTCCTCCTCCATTCTGATCTCTCTGAACAGTTTGGTGTCATCAGCATATATCTTTACGATACTGCTAACTACCTCCGGCAGATCATTGATGAACACAACAAAGACCATCGGTCCGAGAACACTACCTTGAGGCACGCCACTTCTAACAGGTAACCATTGTGATGATTTTCCATTGATGACAACTCTCTGCCTGCGGTGAGTCAAGAAACTATAAAGCCATTTCTCCAGACTACCTGCTATACCATAAGATCTTAGCTTGCTCATTAGTCGTTCATGTGGCACAGAGTCGAAAGCCTTACAAAAGTCAAGGTAGATGGCATTGATTTCACATCCTTTATCAAGAGAGGCAGTCCACAATTCCATGACCTCTAGCAGTTGCGTAATACAAGACCTTCCTGGAAGAAATCCATGTTGTGCATCACACAATAAATCATTCTGAATTAGTTGCTTGAGGATGGCGTCACGCACAACAGATTCCATCACCTTGCTGATAACTGAGGTCAGGCTTATTGGTCTGTAGTTTTCCATTGcatccttctttcctttcttgtGAATAGGTGTGATGTTAGCATCTTTCCATTATTGTGGAAGACATCCTTCTTTCAAGGACTTTCTGAAGATAAGCGCAAGAGGTATGCAAATTGTTCCAGCAGTTTCTTTGAGAACTCTGGGGTGAAATCCATCAGGCCCAGATGATTTTGAACACTTCAGTAATTTCAGTTTGTTCTTCACGGTACTTGTGGTAATGTCCAAATCGGTTAAGAGATTACCTTTGTGTCTGTCTACCAAAGTTGGGATCTGCTGcacattttcatttgtaaatacactgttgaaaaaaaggttaaagagTTCAGCTTTGTCCTCATCCTTCTCAGCAGTGATTCCGTCTTGATTTTTCATGACCCCAAAATTAGCTCTGCATTTTCGTGAGCTATTTGCATATCTCCAGAATGCTTTGGGGTTAGACTTGATATTGTCGGCAATGTCCTTTTCAAATTTCCTGCGAAGATTCCTTGTCATCTTTCGAAATTTAATAGCTTCTTCTCTTGATCGCAGATAATCTACATCATCGCCACTTTTACGAAATTTTTTCCAAGATCTATGTTTCTTCTTTTGTTGTCTGAGAGCTTCTTTTGtcatccttttccttttctcctctccttttttcccttctttttttttgggggggacgttttttttgggggggcgaccgcccccaccgccccccctggctacgcgcctgtaCACCAGTGCCCATCATTGTGGGGGTCTTATTTTGTCACATTAATTTGTTTCAATGAAATGTCAGGGGGGCGGTGAACCGAACCCAAATTGTGGCGAAAATAGTTTCTAGGACACCATACGGTAATCATGGCTTTGACGAGAAGAAAACGTGGACGATCTCAGAGGAAAACGGAAGAGAAAATAACACAAAACAGGCGATCTGTGGGATCAGAAGAAGTGCAGGAGAATATTCCAACATCATCCCTTTCCAAGAATGTTGATAATGAAAAGGGTTTAGAAACTGGAGAGAGTGCAGACGAGTTTGTTCACAGCTCGGACGGAGCAGCAGCAGGAAGCAGCGGAACAATGACTGTGTTAGTACCCGAAACTCCGGGGGAGCAGAATGATGGACCAGCGGTGGAAGAATTGAGCGACGATTCTGACACATCAAATGACTCTTTCCCTCAGTTTGTCATCGACTCCAAGCCAGATCTGCGATTGAATATGGAGGAAAGTGACTTAGAAAATGACAACAATGACTCAGATCCGGGATTCACATTTGTGATAGATAAAATTGGAAGCTCATCAAAATTTAGTCACATGCGAATTGATGAAGCAAATGAATCTGACTCAGAGAATTTGAAAGATGGTGAAAAGTCATCATTAAAAGAGGGCTCAATGAAGAAAAGTAAAGAACAAGAAACAAGAAAGCAGAAACAttcacaagaaaagaaaaggtagacaaatttaaataaaaaagtggaaatctGTAGCTAGTCCGTATAACTATTATTAAGATTCTATCATCTGTTTTGAGTTTTTAAATTCTCCTCACCCCCTTTCTTGTATTTGTACTGCTTAAGTAATTGGCTGGAGTGGTCCAGTGAAGCCAGAACTGGCAGAAGTACAAATTTTTCTGCAGTAACTACTGCTGATATAGAGACATAATATGTTCAGGAAGATCTATGCAGTATGCTAATCATCATGCTCTCATTTTAAAGTCATACCAACTAAATATCtcccacaattttttttattgcagttTACAAGGTTTGTCATGTTGATGATAAGTTCTACCAACCAGTTGTTTAATGTTACAGTGTCTCAGGAAAGAGGAACTATTCTATTTACTTAGATTTTGGAATCTAAGTAAGAGGAGATCCTTGTATATTACCAGTATTATTAGGGTTTGGTTTTGGGAAAGAATTTTCATTTGTGAAATTCTCttgaattttgttaatttttatttcagctTACCATCATTAGATGCCCCGTGT
This genomic window from Lytechinus variegatus isolate NC3 chromosome 10, Lvar_3.0, whole genome shotgun sequence contains:
- the LOC121423071 gene encoding deoxynucleotidyltransferase terminal-interacting protein 2-like, yielding MALTRRKRGRSQRKTEEKITQNRRSVGSEEVQENIPTSSLSKNVDNEKGLETGESADEFVHSSDGAAAGSSGTMTVLVPETPGEQNDGPAVEELSDDSDTSNDSFPQFVIDSKPDLRLNMEESDLENDNNDSDPGFTFVIDKIGSSSKFSHMRIDEANESDSENLKDGEKSSLKEGSMKKSKEQETRKQKHSQEKKSLPSLDAPCEIDVGMDLGDCYINLDGEDAMSSKTAVENILLKSRKDELIKKSVLTPDFEKKHSIPPYKVGIRQLKKQRKKERESTKGDGWFDMKAPEMTEELRNDLKIIKMRSILDPKRFYKGNDMPAIPKFVQVGTVVDSPVDFYHSRVPKKQRKQTLVDELLADSDTRRYNKRKYIELQEKINSIPKGQKKHKFGKKKDGKKR